One genomic segment of Terriglobia bacterium includes these proteins:
- a CDS encoding prolyl oligopeptidase family serine peptidase encodes MNRWSRLSLVLMAAMALAFGAIQPVAAQKKPTIDQFMCPAYPFGLVSAAKVDRLAWLAYDQGKRNVYTAVAPAFRPVRLTSFLNDDGTDISDLSISADGSIVVFVRGSGPNREGWIANPTSDPGGAERAIWAARTAAPGIAWRLAEGASPQLSPDGRSVLYVKEGQIYRARATQTPPASKMDKGEEPFIKAWGTNGNPRWSPDGTKIAFVSSRVDHSLIGLYDIRTRAVNFIAPSVDRDTSPTWSRDGKQITFIRRPGLPFGQQAQQGGGGLGLPNGPAYVPGTAAQGRGAGRGRMGEPPAPTLIPPQNQPGAQRGQASGGQTGVSPAAMQVPGLTRATFRGGYTLSFWVADPATCDAKEVWHTTPDERVFTNINSIQWAGGHVIFPMSNLQGDEWERYFSVSLSGSLTSKPVLLTTTDGLIEGATDVALSKDGNTLYYCTNAQDIERRHIWTVPTSGGTPRQVTLGEGIETSPVPLASGKQLAVLSADAKRPQSVGLFPSGGGKQQQVIFPILPKEFPIDAEAVPELVLLKSPDGLEIHDQLFLPKNLQPGEKRPAMIFVHGGPVRQMLLGYHYMHFYHIAYAVNQWLASQGYVVLSVNYRSGIGYGRSFRNAPNTAGRGNSEYQDVLAAGKYLQSRPDVDPKRVGIWGLSYGGLLTAQALARNSDIFSAGVDLAGVHLYGSSLDPADVSYQSSAIAAIDKWKSPVLLIHGDDDRNVAFQQTTGLVQLLRARDVYFELIVFPDDTHETLLHKRWLYLFGRMDEFLKKFLSGN; translated from the coding sequence ATGAATCGCTGGTCTCGTCTCTCACTCGTTTTGATGGCGGCAATGGCGCTGGCCTTCGGGGCGATACAGCCTGTTGCGGCGCAGAAAAAGCCCACGATCGACCAGTTTATGTGTCCGGCCTATCCTTTCGGCCTGGTCTCGGCCGCGAAAGTCGACCGGCTGGCGTGGCTGGCATACGACCAGGGCAAACGCAACGTGTACACGGCTGTTGCGCCCGCGTTCCGGCCCGTCCGCCTGACGTCGTTTCTCAACGATGACGGCACCGACATATCTGATCTCAGCATCTCCGCCGACGGATCGATCGTGGTGTTCGTGCGCGGGAGTGGGCCCAATCGTGAAGGCTGGATCGCAAATCCCACAAGCGATCCCGGCGGTGCCGAGCGCGCGATCTGGGCAGCGCGCACGGCCGCTCCCGGCATCGCGTGGCGTCTGGCTGAAGGCGCAAGTCCTCAGCTTTCTCCGGACGGCCGCTCGGTGCTCTATGTGAAGGAGGGCCAGATCTATCGCGCGCGTGCCACCCAGACCCCTCCGGCCTCAAAGATGGATAAGGGTGAAGAGCCATTCATCAAAGCGTGGGGGACGAACGGCAATCCGCGCTGGTCGCCGGACGGCACAAAGATCGCCTTCGTCAGCAGCCGCGTCGACCACAGCTTGATCGGCCTCTATGACATTCGCACGCGCGCGGTGAACTTTATCGCGCCGAGCGTAGATCGTGACACCAGTCCGACGTGGTCCAGGGACGGCAAGCAGATCACGTTCATCCGACGCCCGGGTCTGCCGTTTGGCCAGCAGGCACAGCAGGGCGGCGGCGGTCTCGGATTGCCGAACGGTCCCGCCTATGTGCCGGGCACGGCCGCACAAGGCCGGGGTGCCGGCCGCGGCCGTATGGGCGAGCCACCCGCGCCGACACTGATACCGCCGCAGAACCAGCCGGGCGCACAGCGTGGACAGGCGAGCGGCGGTCAAACGGGTGTGAGCCCGGCGGCCATGCAGGTGCCCGGCCTCACGCGCGCGACCTTCAGGGGCGGCTATACCCTGTCTTTCTGGGTGGCGGACCCGGCGACGTGTGACGCAAAGGAGGTCTGGCACACCACCCCGGACGAGCGTGTGTTCACAAACATCAACAGCATCCAGTGGGCCGGGGGCCACGTCATCTTCCCTATGAGCAACCTCCAGGGCGACGAGTGGGAACGCTACTTCTCCGTGAGTCTCTCGGGCAGCCTCACATCGAAACCGGTGCTGCTCACGACCACGGACGGGTTGATTGAAGGTGCGACGGATGTAGCGCTCTCGAAAGACGGCAATACGCTCTACTATTGTACAAACGCACAGGACATCGAGCGGAGGCACATCTGGACCGTGCCGACGTCGGGCGGCACACCAAGGCAGGTTACGCTCGGCGAGGGTATTGAAACATCACCGGTGCCGCTCGCCTCGGGCAAGCAGCTCGCGGTGCTTTCTGCCGACGCGAAGCGCCCGCAATCGGTGGGACTGTTTCCGTCGGGGGGAGGCAAACAGCAGCAGGTGATCTTCCCCATACTCCCGAAGGAGTTCCCCATTGACGCGGAAGCCGTGCCCGAGCTGGTGCTCCTCAAATCGCCGGACGGCCTCGAGATTCACGATCAACTGTTCCTGCCGAAGAACCTCCAGCCAGGCGAGAAGCGGCCGGCGATGATCTTCGTGCACGGCGGTCCGGTGCGCCAGATGCTGCTCGGCTACCACTACATGCACTTCTACCACATTGCATATGCCGTCAACCAGTGGCTGGCAAGCCAGGGGTACGTCGTGCTGTCGGTGAATTATCGCAGCGGTATCGGCTATGGCAGGTCATTCCGGAACGCGCCGAACACGGCCGGCAGGGGGAACTCCGAGTATCAGGACGTGCTCGCCGCCGGCAAGTACCTGCAGTCACGTCCCGACGTCGATCCAAAGCGGGTCGGCATCTGGGGCTTGTCGTACGGCGGCTTGCTCACCGCCCAAGCGCTCGCCAGAAATTCCGACATCTTCTCTGCGGGTGTGGATCTCGCGGGTGTCCACCTCTACGGCAGTTCGCTCGACCCGGCAGACGTGTCCTATCAGTCGTCTGCCATCGCAGCCATCGACAAGTGGAAGTCACCTGTGCTTCTGATCCACGGCGACGACGATAGAAACGTCGCGTTTCAGCAGACGACCGGGCTCGTTCAGCTTCTGCGGGCGCGCGATGTTTATTTCGAGCTCATCGTCTTTCCAGACGACACGCACGAGACGCTGCTGCACAAGCGCTGGCTCTATCTTTTCGGGAGAATGGACGAGTTCCTGAAAAAATTCCTGTCCGGCAATTGA
- a CDS encoding prolyl oligopeptidase family serine peptidase, producing the protein MRRNPLTALLLFLALTITTGAQTKAPATFADYGQWESLAPAGGRGGFSPDGRWLAYAINRSNRNNELRVTKLADGTTTIAAFGAQPVYSSDSKWLAYSIGQSEAEQERLRSEQRPVQNKLGLLNLTTGEVSTVDGIESFSFSPDGAYIALRPYGPERASGSAAPPGRGAGGGRGGAGGSDGSEETPGTTLIVRKLAGGSEMSFGNVSQFAWQDSERSHMLAMVISAAGKMGNGVHLFDPETSVLRVLDSAATTYSDLAWRRDVPDLAVLRAKTDDRKDGSTYAVLSWTGLGKGERMRTYDPTADSNFPAGMRTVSFRRLSWSDDGAVLFLGIARWDDKAVPAGRGGRGAGTAAVDEPAGLDVWHWGDVVVQPKQKVDAPADRRRNMLAAWQLGNGRFVQLGKDPVSEQVTPIRHTNFATVAEWSKYAMDRTIGRPGADLYLADITTGARTKLRDNLIERYVQAGPGGKYLLFLQDDQYWTVNLASRAITNLTKAVQTSFIDKESDQTIKQKPPFGVAGWTKDDAAVLLYDKFDVWQLATDGSKAQRLTDGASEQVRHRLVRIDPAEEWIDLGKPVYLSVYGDRTKKSGYAQLKPAGGVSRLVWLDKSVGSLAKAKEAEVYGYISQDYDDSPDIFVGGADLKDAKQVTTTNPFQSNFVWGRSELVDYKTDKGQALQGALYYPAGYEPGKKYPMIVYMYELLSQNVHRYVAPSDRDYYNTSVFTSHGYFVFQPDIVFAPRQPGVSVVQCVVPGVKKVLQTGMIDPKRVGCVGHSWGGFDAAFLATNTNGVFAAAVAGAPLTDLVSMYGDHHWGPGIAETDHIETGQERMEVPLWEDLPDYVTNSAIMTVNKMTVPLLLEEGDADGTVFWHQSVELYNIARRAKKNVVFLVYNGEDHGLRQKKNQVDYQHRILAWFAHYLKDEPAETWITNGESYLERDAEVKRLTAKK; encoded by the coding sequence ATGCGACGAAATCCGCTCACCGCTCTTCTCCTTTTCCTGGCATTGACGATAACGACGGGCGCGCAGACCAAGGCGCCGGCCACTTTCGCCGACTACGGCCAGTGGGAATCACTGGCGCCTGCGGGCGGCCGCGGAGGATTCTCGCCCGACGGCCGCTGGCTTGCCTACGCCATCAACCGATCCAACCGGAACAACGAGCTGCGGGTAACCAAACTGGCGGACGGCACCACGACGATTGCCGCCTTTGGGGCGCAGCCGGTCTATTCCTCCGACTCGAAATGGCTTGCTTACAGCATCGGTCAATCGGAGGCCGAGCAGGAAAGACTGAGGAGCGAGCAACGGCCGGTGCAGAACAAGCTCGGCCTGTTGAACCTCACGACCGGCGAGGTCTCGACGGTTGATGGGATCGAGTCGTTCTCCTTCAGCCCCGACGGCGCCTACATCGCGCTGCGGCCGTACGGGCCGGAGCGCGCATCCGGCTCGGCTGCGCCGCCGGGACGTGGCGCAGGAGGCGGGCGCGGGGGAGCGGGCGGCTCCGACGGATCTGAGGAAACGCCGGGCACGACGCTCATTGTCCGGAAACTCGCCGGCGGAAGCGAGATGTCCTTCGGCAACGTGTCCCAGTTCGCGTGGCAGGACTCCGAGCGCAGCCATATGCTGGCCATGGTCATCAGCGCCGCCGGCAAAATGGGGAACGGCGTGCACCTGTTTGATCCGGAGACTTCCGTGTTGCGCGTGCTCGATTCCGCAGCCACGACCTACTCGGATCTGGCGTGGCGGAGAGATGTTCCGGATCTCGCCGTGCTCCGGGCGAAGACCGATGATCGCAAAGATGGCTCGACCTACGCGGTGCTGTCCTGGACGGGGCTCGGCAAGGGCGAGCGCATGCGCACCTACGATCCCACGGCCGATTCTAACTTCCCGGCGGGCATGCGGACCGTTTCGTTCCGCCGCCTCTCATGGTCGGACGACGGCGCCGTACTGTTCTTGGGGATCGCCAGGTGGGATGACAAAGCGGTTCCGGCGGGACGAGGCGGCAGAGGCGCCGGCACTGCCGCAGTGGACGAACCCGCGGGCCTGGACGTCTGGCATTGGGGCGACGTGGTCGTCCAGCCCAAGCAGAAAGTCGATGCCCCAGCCGATCGACGACGCAACATGCTGGCCGCGTGGCAGCTCGGCAACGGCAGGTTCGTGCAGCTCGGCAAGGACCCGGTCAGCGAACAGGTGACGCCCATCCGGCACACGAATTTCGCCACCGTCGCAGAATGGTCGAAGTACGCGATGGATCGGACCATCGGCCGTCCGGGCGCCGACCTGTATCTTGCGGACATCACGACCGGTGCGAGAACAAAGCTCAGAGACAACCTCATCGAGCGCTATGTCCAGGCGGGACCCGGCGGCAAATACCTGCTCTTCCTGCAGGACGATCAGTATTGGACGGTCAATCTCGCCTCGCGCGCGATTACCAACCTCACCAAAGCCGTGCAGACATCGTTCATCGATAAGGAATCGGACCAGACGATCAAGCAGAAGCCGCCCTTCGGCGTTGCCGGCTGGACGAAAGACGATGCGGCTGTTCTCCTCTATGACAAATTCGACGTCTGGCAGCTGGCGACTGACGGCTCGAAGGCCCAGCGGCTGACGGACGGCGCATCCGAGCAGGTTCGCCATCGCCTGGTTCGAATCGATCCTGCCGAAGAGTGGATCGATCTCGGCAAGCCCGTGTACCTGAGCGTGTACGGTGACCGAACGAAGAAGTCGGGCTACGCGCAGCTCAAGCCCGCCGGCGGTGTCAGCCGCCTCGTGTGGCTCGACAAGAGCGTGGGATCGCTTGCGAAGGCTAAAGAGGCGGAGGTGTACGGATACATTTCCCAGGACTACGACGACTCACCCGACATTTTTGTCGGCGGCGCCGACCTGAAGGACGCGAAGCAGGTCACCACGACCAATCCGTTCCAAAGCAATTTTGTCTGGGGACGCAGTGAGCTGGTTGACTACAAGACGGACAAAGGCCAGGCGCTGCAGGGCGCACTGTATTACCCGGCCGGGTACGAACCGGGCAAGAAGTATCCGATGATTGTCTACATGTACGAGCTGCTCTCGCAGAATGTCCACCGCTACGTCGCGCCGTCGGATCGCGACTACTACAACACCTCCGTCTTCACGAGCCACGGCTATTTTGTCTTCCAGCCGGACATCGTCTTTGCGCCGCGGCAGCCCGGGGTGTCCGTGGTTCAGTGTGTCGTGCCGGGCGTGAAAAAAGTGCTGCAGACGGGAATGATCGATCCCAAGCGCGTCGGATGCGTCGGGCATTCATGGGGAGGATTCGACGCGGCGTTTCTTGCCACCAACACAAACGGTGTCTTTGCTGCCGCGGTTGCCGGCGCGCCCCTGACGGATCTTGTCAGCATGTACGGCGATCATCACTGGGGTCCGGGCATCGCAGAGACCGATCACATCGAGACGGGCCAGGAGCGCATGGAGGTGCCGCTCTGGGAAGACTTGCCGGATTACGTCACCAACTCCGCGATTATGACCGTGAACAAAATGACCGTGCCGCTCCTGCTCGAAGAGGGCGACGCCGACGGCACCGTGTTCTGGCATCAGAGCGTCGAGCTCTACAACATCGCGCGGCGCGCAAAAAAGAACGTCGTGTTCCTCGTATACAACGGCGAGGATCACGGCCTGCGGCAGAAAAAGAATCAGGTCGATTACCAGCACCGCATCCTAGCCTGGTTTGCGCACTACCTGAAAGATGAACCGGCAGAGACCTGGATTACGAACGGCGAAAGCTACCTCGAGCGCGATGCCGAGGTGAAGCGGCTGACAGCCAAAAAATAG